The following proteins are encoded in a genomic region of Populus trichocarpa isolate Nisqually-1 chromosome 13, P.trichocarpa_v4.1, whole genome shotgun sequence:
- the LOC7482388 gene encoding uncharacterized protein LOC7482388, with translation MAGSLRLLALLLALSFVLSSVAVPATRSLKSNDEIPSEVQDLLPQDAVISTDGEMLIDAGEGYIEGRMDLESTDYPGTGANNHHDPKTPGKA, from the exons ATGGCGGGTTCTCTAAGGCTTCTGGCTCTCCTTCTGGCTCTCTCTTTTGTGCTATCTTCAGTAGCAGTTCCAGCAACTA GAAGCCTCAAGTCAAATGACGAAATCCCATCAGAAGTCCAAGATTTACTGCCTCAG GATGCTGTGATTTCGACTGATGGAGAGATGCTAATTGATGCGGGAGAAGGGTATATTGAAGGGAGGATGGACTTAGAAAGCACAGACTACCCGGGAACTGGAGCAAACAACCACCATGATCCGAAAACCCCAGGGAAAGCTTAG